GATATACAAGATGTTACAAGTAAAGATCAAACTTGGAACAACCGAGCGGTAGACAAAATAGTCAGTGGCTTGTTGCAAGCTGCAAACACTGGTGAcccaagatggagagaggggcgAGGAGACGATTCTTCCAGTCTCAGCATCCAGTGCATCATAAATTCAACAGGAAGAAGAGTTGACTGACATTTTGGTTGTGATGATGCTTTTGTGGAGAGGGGggctgattttattttatttattttttttcctaatcAATTGACcagtcaattatttttttcaattcctTGGACCAGAtaatgttgatcattgtttctcaaacctggaaattatgtttttttattttgtccacaaaatgaattggttttaatgatttgtgttatatggaacaaagaaatttaaaaactagtaccgcaagcggttcTGAACAGGTTTGAGCTTGAGGGCTCGCAAGTCTTCGTGTGCCCATGTCGCCATGCACgcctctagctcatctcccgttcattcaccgcttgcggtactagttattttcagtgctAATTATTTTCAGTGGCGTCCCTGCGCAATGTTAGAGggtacttcctgtttaaaatggccaacttcctctTGGGTGGAAGGCCTGTCCGTAAAcgtattcagggaaggtcccttgaCTCAAATATCAAGTTccgtgcagatcggacaatgttagactttacttcctgtttcgggcttCTACTTCCTAGGGGGAGGTAatcttttacagacatgttcaggacagGTCTTGGGtatcacatatcaagtttcaggtggatacaacaatccttGTTAGAGCAGCATCTAAAACTGTAAGTGTAATTccctctgctgtcaccagggggcacaGTTttggaaattaaatattttcatacaggcagcttcagggccggactatcatcaatcatagcaagtttgttcagattggaccaggatttgcaaaattgtaacagtttgtttttttagtattttctgcTTCCatcaggaggcgctgttttcaaaatgtactgttttcagcaacatagtcgtcttcagcaacgaCCCATCATCAATCCTGACAAGTTTGGTTGGGAACGGACCTTCCGTCACAAAGGCAACACCGTTATACGATCTGCCATCATATtcagcacgcatcatctaccacgtgttttgagtgttttcaccaattttgagttggATACGTAGTCTCTATAAAAGTTATTTTCGAAATCATAAagtaacttttttgtttttgtttattttgtcaccaccaggaggcgatgttttcaaacttgacagtttttacatagacgtcttcagcacTGGCCCATCATCTATCATCGCACGTTTGGTTgagatcggaccttccatcatgaagttataagagttttgctgTGTGTTGCAAGAAATTCaaaattttcgccaactttgccgcacTCGTTCTCATAcgccatgtgacattttaactaaccataagcatcgtaagctcctcaacttgtccacagtgactgcaccaagtttgaaggtgatcacaccaaagctctaggacaagttcgttcaaataccattggtgtaAAATGGCCCAAAAATGGCcgttcaacccaagatggcggccttcctgtagaaGTTACGTCAAAGCCCTCATTGACTTTTATGACCGTCCTGACATGATTAACATGTGTATCAACTTCCGTTCATTTACGTGAAACGCGAGAGAAAGCCACCTAATGAAagctgattttcatttttcatttttcattcccCAAACCAGTGTCAGACACCAGGTCTGATCCATGAGAAATCCATGAGTTTTGGGgaatgggaaaggcctcaaaaagccGATTTACTTCTACGAAGAATAATAAGAAttccttcagtttcaatagggttctacgcACCTTGTGCTCAAACCCTAAATATAATTTCCTGTCAATGaagtaaacataaacaaataaataactttcATGATAATACATTGTTTTCCgtttttgcacatttgcatAAACATGTGTCATTGGCTCTCTTGTGGTGtcattttgtgtatgtgtgtgtaggattTCATCAGTGTCACACTGCCATGGTGCGAGACACCCATAGGTAGGACACACTCCTCTGTCAGCACCTCACGGGCAACATCCCAGCACATCACTGTAGAGATGACTTGGTTTTTGTTATCTCGGCCTCCAGTGATGAAGATTTTATTGTTACAGGCAGCAATGGCACAGCTTGCTCTCTCCCCCAGACGAGTCACAAGGGTCCATGAGTCAGACAGAGGGGAGTAGCAGTACATGGCATGCATCGCACCACCTGGCAGCAAGCAGAATTGATcacttattattaatattgttgtgTCAAATAAGTACAAATAAGTTATGtgcaaatatatacattttacacCAGACTCATACACACAGATCCTCTAAATTGAATACCACTAAATTGTTATGGACCCTCtttactaaagtaaaagtactgctACTGCCATAAAACATCCCGGCTGAGTTATTATTTGAAGAACTGATGTACTAGTTGATTTTCCCTAATGTGAAGCTGTAGGTACAACTAATTTTGTGTTTATAGGTTGTCAAATAAATGAGGAGGAATACTTCCCTCAGTATTGAATAGAGGCATAATGTAGGCATTCATTGCACAGCtttaagaaattaaattaattacttTTACTAATTAATGTTACCAGGATCATCTGGGCCTTTCCTGCACTCTAACCAGTCAACATATctgcagtaaaaaaatgtttaagcgtaaatgtacaataaatacctaaataaattaaatacttGAAAACACAACTTACCGACTATATAGATGCAGTTCTTGAATGTAACAGCATTGGTGCATTTAGTTTCAATGGGAATGGGCGTCCGCAGCTCCCAGCAGTCTGTCCCAGGCTCCCAGCATTGAACCTTATCAGTTGCCAGCTTCCCGTTTGGCCCGCCACCAATCACGTAGATCCATCTGTCAAAGGTCGCAGCAGCAAACGAACTCACACCTTCTCCAAGAGGTGTCACCTGTGATGAGAACAAGGGTATTTGCTGGGTTTGGTGGACACAGAGgatgatatgtgtgtgtatgagtgcaGTATTCTCTGTATCTCTAACTTTCTGTCTGCTGTTTGGGGCTGGGCAGTTTTCTCAGGGGTCTAAATTTAACAGATTAAAAAATTGTCTAAATCTCATATTGACCCTCAATGTATTAAACTTATATCTTGCTTCGAGTCAGCTGTTTACCTGTGTCCAACGATTGTGAAAGGGATCATAGGCTTCTACACTTGCAAGCCTCTGACCTCCATCAAATCCACCCAGTGCATAAACCTTCCCCCCGTGGACTGCCATTTTGTGCCTCCATCGCCCAGTTGACAGGGGCTCAATTTGGATCCACTTGTCCAGGGCACCGTTGTATTTCCAAACATCATGCTGTGTCTCCTTACCTCCTGCAACAACAGACGCATTATAGAAGGTCCCTCCACAGTACAGACACTATAGTTTCTCATCACTGAATCTTTATCAATGACAGTATCTGTGCTCTTGCTTTTGCTCAACAATTAGAGCAACCCATCAGTCTCTGAACAGTACTGTAGAGGTTACACCTGACAGGAAGTAAtaattgggaaaaaaaatgaattgactAGCTTTTCTCACCAGATATATACAGTTCATTGCGGAAGGTGATGCAAGCAAATTCCACCCATTTTCGGTTTTGCGACTCATTCTCCATCTCTGTCATCGGCAGCCGGGCAACCTCGAGTCTGCTGCGTCTGAGCGGGTCCAAACAGGTGACAGTGGAAACGAAACGCTCATCTTTAGTGCAGCCTCCGATTATCAGGAATACCTCTGAGAGGAAGTGCTGCACACGGGGTTTGGTTCGTTCAGAGACCACCTACAAAAGATTTTAGatgtgttttaatcataaagTCAATCAGCTACTCCTTAAATCTTTTAACCATTAAGACTACCTAGAACAGGGGtctccaacctttttttttctgtgagctACTTTGACAGaagaaatgcctccgatactgccgaaaatgtgggcatcggtatcggcaagtactggagtccatgcaccgatccgataccatgtaatttattagagctccgttagctctgacacggttcttcttcgccgctcttgaaacagttgcgctgtgctgttttagaggtgtgaagaagaactaatcacccgacacctgtagacaaggagctaacgttagctcatcatgtcggcggtttggcagtatttaccagttagctccgttagcgttgttagctgcgctagctccaTTAGCGTGCCTACattcaaactggagcggcccatttattaaacgaaaagagcagcgctacaactaaccagcgtacctgtgtcctgcgtatgtatgcctctgtttttaaagtttagcgttacttgaGAGACTAATTTTAACAATCTGTAGTCATGTAAAAATTATGTCACGtgcgtcctttcccggtcagtcgtcatggaaacatgaagctctgccagtgctgcggtgtttggaccagagtcaacaaacgtacaagctgaaaaacgaaatatatcactggtaaaaataaatggtgtccatttgttgtatttattaacGTTTTTCGTTAAAGGTTTTACAAACCTTACCACccatgataatcatatcacagtcatgcaggcgtagtatgatattttattttttttataacacactggtatcggtatcggtactctgtatcggccgatacccacagcacaagtatcggtatcggtatcgggcgggaaaaaatggtatcggaaaaTCTCTACCTGGAGTATTTCCTTTTAGTGAGATGACTGGCACTGCATGGAGTCAGCGAGAGAGGCGTCCACTGAAGTGTCATATAAATGTAAATCTGACAGTCTGAACTTTTATTTGACACACTCATCAAGCTGACAGCAGCGCCACTGTTTGACATATAATTGGTAAATGATAATTTAGTCTTAGAAGGGGCGTGACACCCCTGAGTTtgattggataaaaatgtaagcaGGGTATGTTTCATTATTGAAACCTTTGGCTACTCGGTAAGGGACTGGGAGCTAGTGGTAGCTCACAAGCTACTCGTTGGAGACTCCTGACCTAGACAGACCTAATGATACTCTACAGGTTTCCCCTGTGTACTTACCTCCGTGCCAGAGAGGTGATAACTGCGGGCCTCTTGCAACAGAGGAAAGGCCTCACTGCATTGCCGTATCAGGCTATCCGACTCCACTTTTTCCACAAAATATGCTGGATTTAGTAATGGCAGTCGCACATGTGAGAGTAACTTGGCCAGTAAGGGATAGCGTTCATCCTGCCGGGCTCTAACCCAAAGCATGAATGCCTCAAAAACACACTCCTCACACTTGACATCAAGGTTGTCACTCTCTAGGACTCTCTCCATCGATTCCGCTGGCAGCTCCAGGAAATCCTGCTGCTGAACCACCTGGGAGAACTGAGAGGTGATGTAGTCCTGAGCCCTGGTCTTCAGCGCTGACAAGGCGTGACTTTCAGCCAGATTCAGGATACCAATGCAGTTCTCTAGGTGCAGACACTTGCCAAGAAAGTCAGCACATGTATCTACAACACGTGGGAACTGAAAGAGAGAACGCAAGCACGGaaatcaattcaattttatttgtgtagcgTCATGATCCCAAGGCGCCGTACATAGTAAGACAGAAACCGTTACAATattaaagagagaagagaaacccaacagttcacacagtgaGCAAGCACTAgtcatcagtggagagagagaaaaaactcccttttaactgGAAACATTTTTGGACAGACCCAGACTCAATAATGTGAGGCCAGCTGCCTCacctggttggggtgaaaggaaaaatgggggaaagAGAAAGGAGCTATATAACAGTTGTATCGACTTATAGGTTTAGACTAGTCAGTTCTGAATCTAATGTTTATagtactacaatgtcatttatacacgcAGTAGCATAGATTGTTGAGAAAATTAAATTGATATCAATTTTAATCATCGCATAATAATGATGGCAATACTAGCACTGCTaatgataatagtaatataAATAGCCttaaaactggatctggattcTTCAGACTGCAAGATGAGCacagagagaaaggaaggaaaaacgTCAAAGTTAACGAAAGttaatgacatttaataaagtcatattgATGCCCTGAGTGTGAGCAAATGAGTATGAGGGAGTGAATGTTAATGCACCACAGAAATTCCCCTAAAGCAGCTCATGATTAAATTTTTAGGTAAAGCTTGAGTACACACTCTGATATATACATCAaattattgatatatatatacatcaaaTTATTAAGTTTATAGTTTTAGTGTTCTTCATGCACTTGGTGCTCCTCCATTGCTTTTAagatacaaatgacaaaattaaAT
This genomic interval from Solea solea chromosome 2, fSolSol10.1, whole genome shotgun sequence contains the following:
- the klhl6 gene encoding kelch-like protein 6 — its product is MTDSLEKTTDCPLTLHGDNSSPDEERENFTAENELCWEDGGLPIELQRGLESLRVNKDLTDVILSVQGHDFPCHRAILAAASHYFRAMFCSGLKESHEELVQIKGLDSGTMRFLLEYTYTSRALLTQANVQGILEAASQFQFPRVVDTCADFLGKCLHLENCIGILNLAESHALSALKTRAQDYITSQFSQVVQQQDFLELPAESMERVLESDNLDVKCEECVFEAFMLWVRARQDERYPLLAKLLSHVRLPLLNPAYFVEKVESDSLIRQCSEAFPLLQEARSYHLSGTEVVSERTKPRVQHFLSEVFLIIGGCTKDERFVSTVTCLDPLRRSRLEVARLPMTEMENESQNRKWVEFACITFRNELYISGGKETQHDVWKYNGALDKWIQIEPLSTGRWRHKMAVHGGKVYALGGFDGGQRLASVEAYDPFHNRWTQVTPLGEGVSSFAAATFDRWIYVIGGGPNGKLATDKVQCWEPGTDCWELRTPIPIETKCTNAVTFKNCIYIVGGAMHAMYCYSPLSDSWTLVTRLGERASCAIAACNNKIFITGGRDNKNQVISTVMCWDVAREVLTEECVLPMGVSHHGSVTLMKSYTHIHKMTPQESQ